AGGGATTCCGCCCGGTCCGGCATCAGGCAGGGGCCGCCGAAGGGGGAGAACCACTGGGGCACGGCACTGGCGGGGTGGCAGTTGGCCTCCCGGGCGAAGGGCAGGCCGTTGAGCACCGCCAGGCGCACACCGCGCCGCGCCAGGCTGGCGGAGAAGTCGGTCAGGCCCACCCTCAGGGTCTGCAGGATCAGCCGGCTGCCCGGCCCCTGGCTGGGGGGCGAGAACATCACCATGTCGTTGACCAGGAACACCCAGTCGCCCGGCCGCAGCTGCGCCACCAGGCCCGGCACCACCCGGTTCCAATAGGCGCGGTTGGTGGCGACGAACGGACCGCCCCCGCCGAGGGCGGCGAAGTTGCCCACCGGAGAGGCGGCCCAGGCCGACGTGATCGTCACCGCGTACCCGTCGGCGGCCACCATCTCGTCGAAGGCGCCGGCGAAGGAGGCCGAGAAGGAATTGCCCACCACCAGCACCCGGTGGCGGGCCGTGGCGAAGTCCCCGAGGGTGCAGTCCTCGATGGCGATGGTTTTCGCCGCCTCGCCGTCGTTGGCCAGGACGCAGGGGGATCCCTGCCAGGTGCCGGCGGCACCCGCCACCCGATAGGGATCCACGAGCGATTCCACCCCCATGCCGGCGGGGATCGGGTTGCGTCCGGTGTAGAGGCTGAACGGAGGCAGGTTGTCGACACCGATCAGCAGCCCGGCCCCGGCGGCCAGGCCGCCCACCCCGATGGCGATCGTCCGGTCCCGCCGCGGCGCCCAGCTGGCCTGCCTCAGGGGCTTCTCGACCCAGCGGTAGGAGGCCACCGACAGGAGCACCATCAGGCCGATCTGGAACGGCAGCGACCACCAGTGCAGGCCGATCGTCCAGCGGCTCAGGGACAGCACCCCCCAGTGCCAGAGGTAGAGGGAATAGGAGATCAGCCCCACCCGCACCAGGGCCGGCAGGCTGAACAGCCGGTAGGCGGCCGTCCCCTGCCGCAGGCTGGCGATCAGCAGCGTGGTCAGGAGCACGGCGGCCACCGTGGCCGGAACCGCCCAGGCCAGCGGCAGCAGCATCACCGCCACCAGGCCCAGGACGGCCGGCAGCGGTGGCAGGCGGCCCAGGCCCCTGGCGGCGGCCGGCCAGACGCCGCCGAGGCAGAACAGCAGGCAGCCCGCCCCCATCTCCCACAGCCGCGGCGGCATCAGGAAGTAGGCGGCGGCCTGCTGGGTGGGATAGAGCTGAACGAAGGCGATCAGGGACGCCAGCGAGGCCACGCCCATCACGCCGAACAGGGCCCGATGGCCCCCGGCTCCGGGGCGGGCGAAGCCCGTCAGCCAGGCCACCAGCGGCAGCAGCAGGTAGACCTGCTCCTCCACCCCCAGAGACCAGGTGTGGGTGAAGGGGTTGAGTTTGGTGGCGGTGCCGAAGTAGTCGGTGGCCTGCCCGTGCAGGTAGATGTTGGAGAAGCCGAACAGGGCACTGATCCCCGTGCGCAGGGCCGTGTGGGGACGGGGGATCACCAGGCAGGAGAGGATCCCCACCACCACCACGAAGACCAGCAGGGCCGGCACGAGCCGCTTCAGGCGCCGGCTGTAGAAGCCGAGCAGCAGATCCCCCAGGGAACGGGCCGGACGGCGGGTCAGGGAGGCGGTGATCACGAAGCCGGAGATCACGAAGAAGATGTCCACCCCCAGGTAGCCGCTGGGCAGCAGCCGGTCGTCGATGTGGTTGAGGATCACGGCCACCACGGCCAGGGCCCGCAGGCCGTCGATCTCGGCCCGGTAGCCGGCCCCGGGGGAGAGGGGGGTGTCGCTCACGCCGGCATCGCCTCGCCACCGTCCCGATGGCGGCCCAGCACCACCAGGCCCACCGCGGTGGGCAGCAGCACGGTGCACACCCGCAGCACAAGGGTGACCGCCAGCGCCGCCGGCCGGTCGACACCGAAGGCCACCGCCAGGCCAATGGCCGTGGCCTCCGCGGTGCCGACCCCCGCCGGCAGGAAGGAGAGGACCCCGCCCAAAGCCATGGCGGTGCGGATCACGGCGGCCTGGGTGAGGGCCAGGGGATCCCCCTGCAGCTGCAGCAGGCCCATCAGCGCTGACGCCTCGATCAGCCACACCAGCGCCGCCAGGGCGGTGCCCACCAGCAGGGGCCAGGGCCGCAGCAGCCGCCGCAGCCGGCCCACCGCCCCGAGGGCCTCCCGCAGCAGCCGGGTCAGTCCGTGCCAGCGCCGGTGGGCCGGCAGCCGGTCGAGGAACGCCTCCAGGCGCCGCAGGGCGGCCGGGTGGGTCAGCAGCCAGGCGCCGATGGCCAGGGTCGCCCCGCCCGCCGCCAGGGCCGGCAGGATCCGCCCCCCGAGCCCCCAGGCCAGCACCAGCAGGGCTCCGGCCAGGTCGGTCACCCGTTCGGCCAGGGTCACCCCCACGCCGACCTGCATCGGGATGCCGTGGCGGCGCTGCAGCCACAGCCCCCGCAGAGCCTCGCCGCTGCGGCCGGGGGCGGCGACCAGGGCCAGGCCGGCGACGTAGATCCGGCTGCTGGGCTGCCAGGCCAGGGGGTGCCCCAGCTGCCGCAGATAGAACTGCCAGCGCTGGAATAGCAGCAGATAGCCCGCGGCCACCAGGGCCGGTACCAGCGCCCAGCACCACCAGGGCAGCGCCCCCAGGGAGCGCACCACATCGGCGAAACCGAACCAGATGCTGAGCCCCAGGTAGAGCGCCAGGGTCACCACCAACCCCAGGAACCAGCGCTTCCTCATCGCCGGGCTCGCCGCCGGCGGGGCGGAACCGGGACGGACAGCCACAGGCTCACGGGGTGAAGCGCAGCTTCTGGGCCGCATACAGACACATCCTCGCCAGGATCAGCCCCTCCTTCACATGGGCGATGTTGGAGCTGCCGTAGCTGCGCTCCTGGTACCGCACCGGCACCTCCACGATCTTGAGGTTGAGCTTGGCCGCGCCGAAGAGCAGATCGAAGTCGCCGAAGGGGTCGAAGTCGCCGAAGTAGGCCCGCCCGGCCTTGAGGCGCTCGTAGTCGGCCTTCCAGATCACCTTGGTGCCGCAGAGGGTGTCCTTGAGCCGCTGGCGCAGCAGCCAGGAGAAGGAGGCCGCGAAGAAGCGGTTGGCGGCCGTGTTCAGCGGCGGCATGGCGGCGCTGCTGCGGGGGTACACCAGCCGGCAGCCGTTGACGAACTCCCCGCGGCCCTCGGCCAGGGCCTTGTAGAACCGGGGCAGATCCTCGGGACGCACGGTGAGGTCGGCGTCGAGGATCATCAGCACCTCCCCCCCGGCCTGGTCGAAGCCCAGCCAGACGGCGTCGGCCTTGCCGCGGCCGCTCTGGCGCAGGGCCCGCAGCTGCAGCGGGCCGCTGTAGGAGGCGCAGACCCGCTCGATCTCTTCCCAGGTGGCATCGGAGGAGTGGCCCTCCACGAACAGCACCTCA
This genomic stretch from Cyanobium gracile PCC 6307 harbors:
- a CDS encoding acyltransferase family protein — translated: MSDTPLSPGAGYRAEIDGLRALAVVAVILNHIDDRLLPSGYLGVDIFFVISGFVITASLTRRPARSLGDLLLGFYSRRLKRLVPALLVFVVVVGILSCLVIPRPHTALRTGISALFGFSNIYLHGQATDYFGTATKLNPFTHTWSLGVEEQVYLLLPLVAWLTGFARPGAGGHRALFGVMGVASLASLIAFVQLYPTQQAAAYFLMPPRLWEMGAGCLLFCLGGVWPAAARGLGRLPPLPAVLGLVAVMLLPLAWAVPATVAAVLLTTLLIASLRQGTAAYRLFSLPALVRVGLISYSLYLWHWGVLSLSRWTIGLHWWSLPFQIGLMVLLSVASYRWVEKPLRQASWAPRRDRTIAIGVGGLAAGAGLLIGVDNLPPFSLYTGRNPIPAGMGVESLVDPYRVAGAAGTWQGSPCVLANDGEAAKTIAIEDCTLGDFATARHRVLVVGNSFSASFAGAFDEMVAADGYAVTITSAWAASPVGNFAALGGGGPFVATNRAYWNRVVPGLVAQLRPGDWVFLVNDMVMFSPPSQGPGSRLILQTLRVGLTDFSASLARRGVRLAVLNGLPFAREANCHPASAVPQWFSPFGGPCLMPDRAESLRRRQPLDDLLGDLQAQGKLQVVDLFDLFCPEGDCTYRARGGEILYRDEHSHPSKQAVQLAAPLIRNVLMTPGTSAQGT
- a CDS encoding lysylphosphatidylglycerol synthase transmembrane domain-containing protein; amino-acid sequence: MAVRPGSAPPAASPAMRKRWFLGLVVTLALYLGLSIWFGFADVVRSLGALPWWCWALVPALVAAGYLLLFQRWQFYLRQLGHPLAWQPSSRIYVAGLALVAAPGRSGEALRGLWLQRRHGIPMQVGVGVTLAERVTDLAGALLVLAWGLGGRILPALAAGGATLAIGAWLLTHPAALRRLEAFLDRLPAHRRWHGLTRLLREALGAVGRLRRLLRPWPLLVGTALAALVWLIEASALMGLLQLQGDPLALTQAAVIRTAMALGGVLSFLPAGVGTAEATAIGLAVAFGVDRPAALAVTLVLRVCTVLLPTAVGLVVLGRHRDGGEAMPA